From Bacillus basilensis, a single genomic window includes:
- a CDS encoding GNAT family N-acetyltransferase, giving the protein MYIYHNGLIIREGTNGVPAYAIKTLFEDAGWSNDNIPSWQIEKFTIAFENSTWAFTIWDEEEMIAMVRVISDGIMVANIVNLVVKCEYRGKGLGKKLVALCLQKLPHGDWFAHTSASNFDFYRSCGFEVRELSRNGTCAYYGYQIAKRDGHR; this is encoded by the coding sequence ATGTATATTTACCATAATGGACTTATTATTCGTGAGGGAACGAATGGTGTACCTGCATATGCAATTAAAACTTTATTCGAAGATGCCGGTTGGAGTAATGATAATATCCCTTCTTGGCAAATTGAAAAATTCACGATAGCATTTGAAAATTCAACATGGGCATTCACAATTTGGGATGAAGAAGAGATGATTGCTATGGTTAGAGTCATTTCTGATGGAATCATGGTCGCGAATATAGTAAATTTAGTTGTGAAGTGTGAATATAGAGGGAAGGGACTAGGTAAGAAACTTGTCGCCCTTTGTTTACAAAAGCTACCACATGGCGACTGGTTTGCGCACACATCTGCGAGTAATTTTGATTTTTATAGAAGTTGTGGTTTTGAGGTAAGAGAGTTATCAAGAAATGGAACATGTGCGTACTATGGATACCAAATTGCCAAAAGAGATGGGCACCGGTAA
- a CDS encoding GNAT family N-acetyltransferase yields MFHTDRLQIRKYTMDDLQFYASLWGNEKVMRYIGNGTLKTYMQCKKSLEEWVIPSYKNGLGLFVLIEKETGIRIGHAGLVKQQIDGKEEIEIGYWLLPKYWGKGYAKEAAAAFRDYGFQALRMNKLVSLINPDHPASIFVARKTGLSYEKTTSFHGMDVLVYSIKRVG; encoded by the coding sequence ATGTTTCATACAGATCGTTTACAAATTCGCAAATATACAATGGATGATTTACAGTTCTATGCTTCACTATGGGGAAATGAGAAGGTAATGCGCTATATTGGAAATGGGACGTTAAAAACATATATGCAATGTAAAAAAAGTTTGGAGGAATGGGTGATCCCTAGCTATAAAAACGGTCTCGGTTTATTTGTATTGATTGAAAAGGAAACGGGAATACGAATTGGTCATGCAGGATTAGTAAAGCAGCAGATAGATGGGAAAGAGGAAATTGAAATTGGTTATTGGTTATTACCTAAGTATTGGGGAAAAGGGTATGCGAAAGAAGCAGCGGCAGCATTTCGAGACTATGGCTTTCAAGCGTTACGAATGAATAAATTAGTTTCTCTTATTAATCCGGACCACCCTGCCTCAATCTTTGTTGCTAGAAAAACAGGGCTTAGTTATGAGAAAACAACTTCATTTCATGGGATGGATGTTCTCGTGTATTCCATTAAGCGCGTTGGATGA
- a CDS encoding ankyrin repeat domain-containing protein: MRTEERVTTELVREFVMAAHGDLEKVQELLAESPSLLHASYNWDGSDWESALGAAAHVGRKDIALYLLEKGARMDIFAAAMLGELEVVQAILVAQPEALRAPGPHGISLLQHARMGGEKAQRVFEYLTVLS; encoded by the coding sequence ATGCGAACAGAAGAACGTGTTACCACTGAGTTAGTAAGGGAATTTGTTATGGCAGCTCATGGAGATTTAGAGAAAGTACAAGAACTGTTGGCTGAATCGCCAAGCTTACTTCATGCTTCTTACAATTGGGACGGATCAGATTGGGAAAGTGCGTTAGGAGCAGCAGCACATGTAGGTCGTAAAGATATTGCTCTTTATTTATTAGAAAAAGGTGCTCGAATGGATATTTTCGCAGCTGCTATGCTTGGAGAATTAGAAGTCGTACAAGCTATTTTAGTAGCACAACCAGAAGCATTACGTGCACCTGGTCCCCACGGTATTTCCCTTCTTCAACATGCACGAATGGGTGGAGAAAAAGCACAGCGTGTATTTGAGTACTTAACGGTGCTCTCTTAA
- a CDS encoding ABC transporter ATP-binding protein: MISVNKVFYAHSERFQMQNMNVHIKAGEVVSLIGPNGSGKSTLLRLMARLLKQSEGDIILDGKSIHKMKSADVAKQLAMLPQMHDHQLDLTVKELIEFGRGPHKSWSSRLNKEDEEIVDWALSVTNLEGYEYRLLQSLSGGERQRAWIAMTLAQRTNVLLLDEPTTFLDIVHQLEVMELVKRLNEEFGMTIIMVLHDINQAAQYSDRLLVLRQGKIQYDGIPEEVLCHEMFQHVFGIDVDIFQGSDKPFFTPKRISKRGGTRCEQKNVLPLS, translated from the coding sequence GTGATTTCCGTTAACAAAGTGTTTTACGCACATTCTGAAAGATTTCAAATGCAAAATATGAATGTACATATTAAAGCTGGAGAGGTCGTTAGTTTAATTGGACCGAATGGATCGGGGAAATCTACTTTGCTTCGTTTAATGGCAAGATTACTTAAACAAAGCGAAGGGGATATCATTTTAGATGGAAAAAGTATTCATAAGATGAAAAGTGCAGATGTAGCGAAGCAATTAGCGATGTTACCACAAATGCATGATCATCAATTAGATTTAACCGTGAAAGAACTAATTGAATTCGGAAGAGGCCCCCATAAATCATGGAGTAGCCGCTTAAATAAAGAAGATGAAGAAATTGTTGATTGGGCATTGTCTGTTACAAATCTTGAAGGGTATGAATATCGTCTTTTACAATCTTTATCAGGAGGAGAAAGACAACGTGCCTGGATTGCAATGACGCTAGCACAACGTACAAATGTCTTATTATTGGATGAGCCAACAACCTTTTTAGATATCGTACATCAGTTGGAAGTAATGGAACTTGTGAAACGATTAAACGAGGAGTTTGGAATGACAATTATAATGGTTTTACATGACATTAACCAAGCTGCTCAATATAGTGATCGCTTACTCGTATTAAGGCAAGGGAAGATTCAGTATGACGGTATACCAGAAGAAGTATTATGTCATGAAATGTTTCAACATGTATTTGGTATAGATGTAGATATTTTTCAAGGAAGCGACAAGCCATTTTTTACACCGAAACGAATTTCTAAAAGAGGAGGAACAAGATGCGAACAGAAGAACGTGTTACCACTGAGTTAG
- a CDS encoding iron ABC transporter permease yields the protein MESSEVVREKEHPFAKKRWIIAVSLVVLTILGLFYGLFAGSLSFSLRDILTGIQDEGSTVHRIVWDLRIPRVLVGFIVGICLATSGALLQGVMRNPLADPGIIGVSSGAGLVAIVIMILFPQHMAFLPLGAFLGAFITAMVIYALSWQKGAPPSRIVLVGVSINALIGAATSALMLLHSDKVQSVLPWLAGGIGGVSWAHLNMIIYYAIFAIILAFFGIKHIRVLMLGDEMAKLLGHNVERSRFYLIVVSTLLAGIAVSVSGLIGFVGLVVPHMLRLLVGNDYKYLLPLSCLGGGILLVFADAIARSWFDPIELPVGILLSFLGGPFFLYLIHRGGKQRDFR from the coding sequence ATGGAAAGTAGTGAAGTAGTAAGGGAAAAGGAACATCCTTTTGCGAAAAAAAGATGGATAATAGCAGTTAGTTTAGTTGTATTAACGATCTTAGGTCTTTTTTACGGCCTTTTCGCAGGAAGCTTATCCTTTTCTTTACGAGATATTCTAACAGGGATACAAGATGAGGGTTCGACAGTTCATCGAATTGTATGGGACCTTCGTATACCAAGAGTGCTCGTTGGGTTTATAGTAGGGATATGTTTAGCTACATCTGGTGCATTACTACAAGGAGTTATGAGAAATCCTCTTGCAGACCCTGGTATTATCGGAGTTTCATCTGGAGCAGGCCTTGTAGCAATTGTAATTATGATTTTATTCCCTCAGCATATGGCTTTTTTACCGCTCGGGGCGTTTTTAGGAGCTTTCATAACGGCGATGGTCATTTATGCTTTATCATGGCAAAAAGGGGCACCACCTTCAAGAATTGTCTTAGTAGGTGTGTCAATTAATGCATTAATTGGTGCAGCGACGTCAGCATTAATGTTATTACATAGTGACAAAGTACAATCCGTGTTACCGTGGTTAGCGGGCGGCATTGGTGGTGTAAGTTGGGCACATTTAAACATGATTATTTATTATGCAATATTCGCTATTATATTAGCCTTCTTTGGTATTAAACATATTCGAGTATTAATGCTTGGAGATGAAATGGCGAAATTATTAGGTCATAACGTGGAGAGAAGCCGTTTTTATTTAATAGTAGTAAGCACATTATTAGCTGGAATTGCAGTTAGTGTTTCTGGTCTTATTGGATTTGTCGGTCTGGTCGTACCACATATGTTACGTTTATTGGTTGGAAATGACTATAAATATTTACTGCCATTATCATGCCTTGGCGGAGGGATATTACTTGTTTTTGCGGATGCGATAGCTCGAAGTTGGTTCGATCCAATTGAATTACCTGTTGGTATTTTATTATCCTTCTTAGGTGGTCCGTTCTTCTTATATTTAATTCATAGAGGAGGAAAACAACGTGATTTCCGTTAA
- a CDS encoding ABC transporter substrate-binding protein, whose protein sequence is MNKSITLFTAILSIFFLLIGCSAKGDETASATKTEKGKEKIEVTDLSGRKVTFDKAPESFATLSMGDMDIIHALGGKIVGRPDAKITLPEDVKKIQVIGNAHQPNFEQIASVKPDVLIANNGFQKNVPTVERQGTKVMISSANSVQDIQKNIELYGTIMKKEDKAKELNQKINDQIKKYEKKSDVKALLVYGAPGTYLAALPTSLSGDILEKTGGKNIAADFPEMKEYPQYAQLSVERIIEANPDVIYLITHGDPNSVKKAFEGEMMKNEAWKNLDAVKQNRVVILPPDLFGSNPGTKVTEAMDFMYKSIQDVRK, encoded by the coding sequence ATGAATAAATCTATTACGCTATTCACAGCGATTTTATCAATTTTTTTCTTATTAATAGGTTGCAGTGCAAAAGGAGACGAAACAGCATCGGCAACAAAAACGGAAAAAGGAAAAGAGAAAATCGAAGTTACGGATCTGTCAGGAAGGAAGGTAACATTCGATAAGGCGCCAGAAAGTTTTGCTACGTTGAGTATGGGAGATATGGATATAATTCATGCTTTAGGTGGAAAAATAGTAGGTCGTCCAGATGCAAAAATAACTCTTCCAGAGGATGTAAAGAAAATACAAGTAATTGGGAACGCACATCAGCCGAATTTTGAGCAAATTGCTAGTGTAAAGCCTGATGTACTTATTGCTAACAATGGATTCCAAAAGAACGTTCCAACGGTTGAAAGACAAGGAACGAAAGTAATGATTTCTTCTGCAAATTCTGTACAAGATATTCAAAAGAATATTGAGCTATATGGAACGATAATGAAGAAAGAAGATAAAGCAAAAGAACTTAACCAAAAAATTAATGATCAAATAAAGAAATATGAGAAAAAGAGCGATGTGAAAGCATTGTTAGTGTATGGAGCACCAGGTACATATTTAGCAGCATTACCAACATCTTTATCAGGTGATATTTTAGAAAAGACAGGCGGGAAAAATATTGCAGCTGATTTTCCAGAAATGAAGGAATATCCGCAATATGCACAGCTCAGCGTAGAACGTATTATTGAGGCAAATCCAGATGTGATTTATTTAATTACACATGGAGATCCAAATAGCGTTAAAAAAGCATTTGAAGGCGAAATGATGAAAAATGAAGCGTGGAAAAATTTAGATGCAGTAAAACAAAATCGTGTAGTTATTTTGCCACCTGATTTATTTGGATCTAATCCTGGAACAAAAGTTACAGAAGCGATGGACTTTATGTATAAAAGTATACAAGATGTAAGGAAATGA
- a CDS encoding YrhC family protein: MKELQEKIEDYTRFGQILLAVSTLLMVGLLIPNGAKETLQPFVMMGSIVIFLGLSFFFFQRVKVMRDELEGNECE, encoded by the coding sequence ATGAAAGAATTACAAGAAAAAATAGAAGATTATACTCGGTTCGGACAAATTCTTCTCGCTGTAAGTACATTGTTAATGGTTGGCTTATTGATTCCGAATGGAGCAAAAGAAACATTACAACCTTTTGTTATGATGGGGAGCATCGTTATATTTTTAGGTTTATCCTTCTTTTTCTTTCAGCGTGTGAAAGTGATGCGAGACGAGTTAGAGGGAAACGAATGTGAATAA
- the adhE gene encoding bifunctional acetaldehyde-CoA/alcohol dehydrogenase yields MVVKEKVVNEMQEVKEMIDTLVNNGRKALQALESFTQEQIDNIVHEMALAGVDQHMPLAKLAVEETGRGVYEDKCIKNIFATEYIWHSIKKDKTVGIIHEDPHEEIIEIAEPVGVVAGVTPVTNPTSTTMFKALIAIKTRNPIIFAFHPSAQNCSIAAAKTVYDAAVKAGAPKHCIQWIEKPSVEATKQLMNHEGVALVLATGGAGMVKSAYSTGKPALGVGPGNVPCYIEKSAHIKRAVNDLILSKTFDNGMICASEQAIIVDKEIYDDVKTEMIANDCYFVTEEERRKLEKLVINENTCAVNSDIVGKSAQYIAELVGIAVPENTKMLVAEIQGIGAAYPLSREKLSPVLACVKANSLEEGFTYCEEMLSLGGLGHSAVIHSVNKEVQKQFGLRMKACRLIVNAPSSQGGIGDIYNGFIPSLTLGCGSYGKNSVSQNVTATHLLNIKRLANRKKNMQWFKLPPKIYFEKHATAYLASMPNISRAFIVTDPGMVEHGYVDTVAHYLRKHANDVKVEVFFEVEPDPSDETVFKGAEMMRSFKPDVIIALGGGSAMDAAKGMWLFYEHPEATFYGIKQKFLDIRKRTCKYPELGSKAQFVAIPTTSGTGSEVTPFAVITDKKNNIKYPLADYELTPDVAIVDPQFVMTVPPHVTADTGMDVLTHAIEAYVSVLANDYTDGLALKAIDLVFKYLPRAFKDGNDEEAREKMHNASAIAGMAFANAFLGINHSLAHKIGPEFHIPHGRANAILMPHVVRYNAIKPRKHALFPKYEHFVADERYAHIARMLGLPARSTAEGVESLVKAIIELGKSLNINMSIAGQGVAKDQFEEVVGLLAERAFEDQCTTANPKLPLISELKEIYMEAYKGE; encoded by the coding sequence ATGGTAGTCAAAGAGAAAGTTGTAAATGAAATGCAGGAAGTAAAAGAGATGATTGATACGTTAGTGAATAACGGTCGGAAGGCTTTACAAGCATTAGAAAGTTTTACACAAGAGCAAATTGACAACATTGTTCATGAAATGGCATTAGCAGGTGTTGATCAACATATGCCACTTGCAAAGTTGGCTGTTGAAGAAACAGGGCGTGGTGTATACGAAGATAAATGCATTAAAAATATTTTTGCTACTGAATATATTTGGCATAGCATAAAGAAAGATAAAACAGTAGGGATTATTCACGAAGATCCTCATGAAGAAATAATAGAAATTGCGGAACCTGTTGGTGTAGTAGCTGGGGTAACGCCGGTAACGAATCCGACATCGACAACAATGTTTAAAGCATTAATCGCGATAAAAACGAGAAATCCAATTATTTTCGCATTTCATCCTTCAGCACAAAACTGTTCTATTGCAGCCGCGAAAACAGTATACGATGCAGCGGTGAAGGCGGGGGCACCAAAACATTGTATTCAGTGGATTGAAAAACCTTCTGTCGAAGCAACGAAACAATTAATGAACCATGAAGGTGTTGCGCTTGTTTTGGCAACTGGAGGAGCAGGTATGGTGAAATCAGCTTATTCTACTGGAAAACCAGCGCTAGGTGTAGGTCCTGGTAATGTACCGTGTTATATAGAGAAATCAGCGCATATAAAACGAGCGGTTAATGATTTGATTTTATCAAAAACGTTTGATAACGGTATGATTTGTGCATCAGAACAAGCAATCATTGTAGACAAGGAAATTTATGATGATGTGAAAACAGAAATGATTGCAAATGATTGTTACTTTGTAACCGAGGAAGAGAGAAGAAAATTAGAAAAGCTCGTTATTAATGAAAATACATGTGCAGTAAATAGTGATATTGTAGGGAAATCAGCACAGTATATTGCCGAATTAGTTGGAATTGCTGTACCTGAAAATACAAAAATGCTTGTAGCTGAAATACAAGGTATCGGAGCAGCATATCCACTATCTCGTGAGAAATTGAGTCCAGTATTAGCTTGTGTAAAAGCAAATTCATTAGAAGAAGGATTTACATATTGCGAAGAAATGTTAAGCCTCGGTGGTTTAGGACATTCAGCAGTCATTCATTCTGTAAATAAAGAAGTGCAAAAGCAATTTGGATTACGCATGAAAGCTTGCCGCCTTATTGTAAATGCCCCTTCATCACAAGGAGGAATCGGTGACATATATAATGGGTTTATTCCATCACTTACGCTTGGCTGCGGCTCGTATGGGAAAAACTCAGTTTCTCAAAACGTAACAGCGACGCATTTATTAAATATAAAAAGGTTGGCAAATAGAAAAAAGAATATGCAGTGGTTCAAATTACCACCAAAAATTTATTTTGAAAAACATGCGACGGCATATTTAGCAAGTATGCCTAACATTTCACGTGCATTTATTGTAACGGATCCGGGAATGGTTGAGCACGGATATGTAGATACAGTCGCGCACTATTTACGTAAACATGCAAATGATGTGAAAGTTGAAGTTTTCTTTGAGGTCGAGCCAGATCCATCAGATGAAACTGTTTTTAAAGGTGCGGAAATGATGAGAAGTTTTAAGCCGGATGTCATTATCGCACTTGGTGGAGGTTCAGCTATGGATGCAGCGAAAGGGATGTGGCTTTTCTATGAGCACCCAGAAGCAACATTCTATGGAATTAAACAAAAGTTTTTAGATATAAGAAAACGTACATGTAAATATCCGGAATTAGGAAGTAAGGCGCAGTTTGTTGCCATTCCAACAACATCAGGAACAGGATCAGAAGTGACACCATTTGCGGTTATTACAGATAAGAAAAATAATATAAAGTATCCACTTGCAGATTATGAATTAACGCCAGATGTAGCAATTGTAGATCCACAATTTGTAATGACAGTACCGCCACATGTAACAGCAGACACTGGGATGGACGTATTGACGCATGCAATAGAGGCGTATGTGTCTGTTCTGGCAAATGACTATACAGATGGATTAGCATTAAAGGCCATTGATCTCGTATTTAAATATTTACCAAGAGCATTTAAAGATGGAAATGATGAAGAAGCACGAGAAAAAATGCATAATGCTTCTGCAATCGCAGGGATGGCATTTGCAAATGCGTTTCTAGGTATTAATCACAGTTTAGCACATAAAATTGGGCCGGAATTCCATATTCCGCATGGACGTGCGAATGCAATTCTTATGCCACACGTAGTTCGCTATAATGCTATTAAGCCAAGAAAACACGCATTGTTCCCAAAATATGAGCACTTTGTAGCTGATGAACGTTATGCACATATTGCGAGAATGCTCGGGCTTCCAGCACGTTCAACAGCAGAAGGTGTGGAATCACTCGTTAAAGCAATTATTGAGCTTGGAAAAAGTTTAAATATAAATATGAGTATTGCAGGACAAGGAGTTGCTAAAGATCAATTTGAAGAGGTTGTTGGATTATTAGCAGAAAGAGCTTTTGAAGATCAATGTACAACAGCTAATCCAAAATTACCTCTCATTTCAGAGCTAAAAGAAATTTATATGGAAGCATATAAAGGTGAGTAA
- a CDS encoding bifunctional cystathionine gamma-lyase/homocysteine desulfhydrase yields the protein MRAKTKLIHGIRIGEPSTGSVNVPIYQTSTYKQEAVGKHQGYEYSRTGNPTRAALEEMIAVLENGHAGFAFGSGMAAITATIMLFSKGDHVLLTDDVYGGTYRVITKVLNRFGIEHTFVDTTNLEEVEEAIRPNTKAIYVETPTNPLLKITDIKKISTLAKEKDLLTIIDNTFMTPYWQSPISLGADIVLHSATKYLGGHSDVVAGLVVVNSPQLAEDLHFVQNSTGGILGPQDSFLLLRGLKTLGIRMEEHETNSRAIAEFLNNHPKVNKVYYPGLASHQNHELATEQANGFGAIISFDVDSEETLNKVLEKLQYFTLAESLGAVESLISIPSQMTHASIPADRRKELGITDTLIRISVGIEDGEDLIEDLAQALA from the coding sequence ATGAGAGCAAAGACAAAGTTAATTCATGGTATTCGCATAGGAGAACCTTCAACTGGATCTGTAAACGTACCGATTTATCAAACAAGTACGTACAAACAAGAAGCAGTTGGTAAGCATCAAGGATATGAATATTCACGTACAGGCAACCCAACACGTGCTGCTTTAGAAGAAATGATTGCTGTATTAGAAAATGGTCATGCTGGATTTGCATTTGGTTCAGGAATGGCTGCTATTACAGCGACAATTATGTTGTTCTCAAAAGGTGACCACGTTCTTTTAACAGATGATGTGTATGGCGGAACGTATCGCGTTATTACGAAAGTATTAAATCGCTTCGGTATTGAACATACATTTGTAGATACAACAAATCTAGAAGAAGTTGAAGAAGCGATTCGTCCAAATACGAAAGCAATTTATGTAGAAACACCAACGAACCCACTACTAAAAATTACTGATATTAAGAAAATCTCTACTCTTGCTAAAGAGAAAGACTTATTAACAATTATTGATAACACATTCATGACGCCATATTGGCAGTCGCCGATTTCTTTAGGAGCAGATATTGTGCTTCATAGTGCAACGAAATATTTAGGAGGTCATAGTGATGTAGTGGCAGGTCTAGTAGTTGTAAATAGCCCACAACTAGCAGAAGACCTGCACTTTGTACAAAACTCAACAGGAGGTATTCTTGGACCACAAGACAGCTTCTTACTACTTCGCGGTTTAAAAACATTAGGAATTCGTATGGAGGAACATGAAACGAATTCACGCGCTATTGCTGAGTTTTTAAATAACCATCCAAAAGTAAATAAAGTATATTATCCAGGTCTTGCATCACATCAAAACCATGAACTAGCAACAGAGCAAGCAAATGGATTTGGTGCAATTATCTCATTTGATGTAGATAGCGAAGAGACATTAAATAAAGTACTTGAGAAATTGCAATACTTTACACTTGCTGAAAGTTTAGGAGCAGTAGAAAGTTTAATTTCTATTCCATCTCAAATGACACATGCATCAATCCCGGCAGATCGTCGCAAAGAATTAGGAATTACAGATACATTAATTCGAATTTCTGTCGGTATTGAAGACGGTGAAGATTTAATTGAAGATTTAGCACAAGCATTAGCATAG
- a CDS encoding O-acetylserine dependent cystathionine beta-synthase, which yields MNVYRGVHELIGHTPIVEITRFSLPEGVRLFAKLEFYNPGGSVKDRLGRELIEDALEKGLVTDGGTIIEATAGNTGIGLALAALEHDLRVIVCVPEKFSIEKQELMKALGATVVHTPTEQGMTGAIAKAKELVNEIPNSYSPSQFANEANPRAYFKTLGPELWDALNGEINIFVAGAGTGGTFMGTASYLKEKNIDIKTVIVEPEGSILNGGKAGSHETEGIGLEFIPPFLKTSYFDEIHTISDRNAFLRVKELAQKEGLLVGSSSGAAFHASLLEAEKAAPGTNIITIFPDSSERYLSKDIYKGWE from the coding sequence ATGAATGTATATCGTGGAGTTCATGAGTTAATTGGTCATACACCAATTGTAGAAATTACTCGTTTTTCACTTCCAGAAGGGGTCCGTTTATTTGCGAAGCTTGAATTTTATAACCCAGGTGGAAGCGTTAAGGATCGCTTAGGAAGAGAATTAATTGAAGATGCGCTCGAAAAAGGGCTTGTTACAGATGGCGGAACAATTATTGAAGCGACTGCTGGAAATACTGGTATTGGACTGGCACTTGCAGCGTTAGAACATGATTTACGCGTTATTGTTTGTGTACCAGAGAAATTTAGTATTGAAAAGCAAGAATTAATGAAAGCACTAGGTGCAACGGTCGTGCATACACCGACTGAGCAAGGAATGACCGGCGCAATAGCAAAAGCCAAAGAGCTAGTAAATGAAATACCGAATTCATACTCTCCAAGTCAGTTTGCAAATGAAGCAAACCCTCGTGCTTATTTCAAAACACTAGGTCCTGAACTTTGGGATGCACTTAACGGAGAGATTAACATATTTGTTGCAGGAGCAGGAACTGGTGGTACATTTATGGGGACTGCATCTTATTTGAAAGAAAAAAATATAGATATAAAAACGGTTATTGTGGAACCAGAAGGATCCATTTTAAATGGTGGTAAAGCCGGCTCACATGAAACAGAAGGGATTGGCCTTGAATTCATCCCGCCATTTTTGAAAACATCTTATTTTGATGAAATTCATACAATTTCTGATCGAAATGCATTTTTACGAGTGAAAGAATTAGCGCAGAAGGAAGGACTTCTCGTTGGAAGCTCTTCAGGAGCAGCATTTCATGCAAGCTTACTTGAAGCAGAGAAAGCGGCGCCAGGTACAAATATTATAACGATTTTTCCTGATAGTAGTGAGCGCTATTTAAGTAAAGACATATACAAAGGATGGGAATAA
- the mtnN gene encoding 5'-methylthioadenosine/S-adenosylhomocysteine nucleosidase has product MRIAVIGAMEEEVRILRDKLEQAETETVAGCEFTKGQLAGHEVILLKSGIGKVNAAMSTTILLEKYKPEKVINTGSAGGFHHSLNVGDVVISTEVRHHDVDVTAFNYEYGQVPGMPPGFKADEALVALAEKCMQTEESIQVVKGMIATGDSFMSDPDRVAAIRDKFKDLYAVEMEAAAVAQVCHQYEVPFVIIRALSDIAGKESNVSFDQFLDQAALHSTNFIVKVLEELK; this is encoded by the coding sequence TTGAGAATTGCTGTAATTGGAGCAATGGAAGAAGAAGTACGTATTTTACGTGACAAATTAGAACAAGCAGAAACAGAAACGGTTGCGGGTTGTGAATTTACGAAAGGACAATTAGCAGGACATGAAGTCATCTTGTTAAAGTCTGGTATTGGTAAAGTAAACGCAGCGATGTCAACGACAATTTTATTAGAAAAATATAAGCCTGAAAAAGTAATTAATACTGGTTCAGCTGGTGGATTCCATCATTCTCTAAATGTTGGAGATGTAGTGATTTCAACAGAAGTTCGTCATCATGACGTAGATGTAACAGCATTTAACTATGAATATGGTCAAGTACCAGGAATGCCGCCTGGATTCAAGGCTGATGAAGCATTAGTTGCATTAGCTGAGAAATGTATGCAAACAGAAGAAAGTATTCAAGTTGTAAAAGGTATGATTGCAACAGGCGATTCATTTATGAGTGATCCGGACCGCGTTGCAGCCATTCGTGATAAATTTAAAGATCTTTATGCAGTAGAAATGGAAGCAGCAGCTGTTGCACAAGTATGCCACCAATATGAAGTTCCGTTTGTTATTATTCGTGCACTTTCTGATATTGCTGGTAAAGAATCAAATGTTTCATTTGATCAATTTTTAGATCAAGCAGCTCTTCATTCTACAAACTTTATCGTAAAAGTATTAGAAGAGTTAAAGTAA
- a CDS encoding class I SAM-dependent methyltransferase — translation MGTEFNGLFDEWAHTYDSFVQGEDIQYKEVFAHYEDILEDVVNKSFGHVLEFGVGTGNLTNKLLLAGRTVYGIEPSREMRMIAKEKLPQEFSITEGDFLSFEVPNSIDTIVSTYAFHHLTDDEKNVAIAKYSQLLNKGGKIVFADTIFADQDAYDKTVEAAKQRGFHDLANDLQTEYYTRIPVMQSIFENNGFHVTFTRLNHFVWVMEATKR, via the coding sequence ATGGGGACAGAATTTAATGGTTTATTTGATGAGTGGGCTCATACGTACGACTCATTCGTACAAGGCGAAGATATACAATATAAAGAAGTTTTCGCCCATTATGAGGACATTCTAGAGGATGTAGTTAACAAGTCATTTGGTCATGTATTAGAATTTGGTGTTGGTACAGGTAATTTAACAAATAAATTATTACTTGCTGGCCGCACAGTTTACGGTATAGAACCGTCACGTGAAATGCGCATGATTGCAAAAGAGAAATTACCGCAAGAGTTTTCCATTACAGAAGGTGATTTTCTTTCGTTTGAAGTCCCAAATTCAATTGATACCATTGTAAGCACCTATGCATTTCATCATTTAACAGATGATGAAAAAAATGTAGCGATTGCGAAGTATAGTCAATTACTAAACAAAGGTGGTAAAATAGTGTTTGCTGATACGATATTTGCAGATCAAGATGCATATGATAAAACTGTTGAAGCAGCAAAACAAAGAGGTTTTCACGATTTAGCAAACGATTTGCAAACAGAATACTATACACGTATTCCAGTCATGCAATCTATTTTTGAAAACAATGGCTTCCATGTAACGTTTACGAGATTAAATCATTTCGTTTGGGTAATGGAGGCAACTAAGCGATAG